From the Balearica regulorum gibbericeps isolate bBalReg1 chromosome 11, bBalReg1.pri, whole genome shotgun sequence genome, the window CTGTGGGTCTCCTTTAGCTCAAGCCGTCTCACCATGCAGTGAAATCCCTGTTTCTCATAGAATTGCTTTCCTCAAGTCCTGTTTTTCAGAGTCAGCCTTAATCACTTTGTAATCATATTTGAGTCTTCTTCGCCTTCGGCATTCCTTAATCTTGGAGACGCTTCCCATAAAACATTTGTGCCTGTCATCCCTCCCGGGGCTTCCACACAGAGGCTACAGGTCTCGTTCAAATGATCgtgtccttcagcagcttctccagCCCTGGAAAGCAAGGGGAGAAGTTCATGGCTGCCTCCAGCACTGGTACCGTTACTCAAAAGCCGGAGCAGCTAGTTGAGGAGTCTTGACTTGGCACGACACGCAGCTTGGCTTCTCTCGCCCGACTTCTCTCCCACGGTGGTCGTAGTCAATGCAGTTTCCTGAGAAACTCAGACCCACATTTattggggtggtttttttggaaaaCCACCTGGTTAAAACCGTGTCTCATTAACCAAGGGCACTGCCCAGGCATCTAATCATTATTCTTCAGTTATTCTTCCATCATCAACAGGACCTTCACGGTGGTTTCTTCTGGCTCCCTCTCCTTTGAGCTcggctggagagcagagccacGCTTAGGGCTCTTCTCCCCGTACTCATAAGgggacaacgaagcggcagcTCGGTCTCCTCATCTCCTCGAGATCCCACCCAGGAGACCAGGGTGCCATTGCAGAGGAGGAGACATCCCTGCCCCAAAGCGCTCCCCActgtgccctgcctgctgccggTTCCCCAGGGCTGTGGCAGGGCTCGGGCTCGTCGGTCCCTCGGCCAAAAACACCTTCTAGGAGGGAGAAGgatgtggggagggaggaaatgTGGCTGCTTGGCACTGGCAGCTCCTGGTGAGCAAAATGAGGTGATAATTGGGTTTATAATATAACAGGATCCATCAGGCTCCTCCTTATGGTCTCCAGGAAGCCTGATTCATACCCACCCTCTGAAAGCGCGGCCGGGGAGGACCCCGCGCTCAACGGCAGGTGATGTGACCAGCTCTGCGAAGTGCAGCGCATAGGAGGTCCTCTGTTTCTAACCTCGAGtgtaaaattcagaaaaacaacCCTAAACCCCAACTGTTATACAGAACAGATAGCTAAACTAATAACAGTGCGTACATCCTGCTGACGTGAagctggcttttaaaaatcGGACACGTTTTCAGGATCTCCAACCAAAGGGGATGACCGAAAGCCACTGCCTGCCCAGTCCCCTGGGGCAGAGCCCACTGGTCTCACTGGTGGCGCTGGGCTGAGCGGGTCCCTGATGCCCTCTGGTGCCTGACCACGCCGCGGCCGTGGCTTTGCTCGCCTGGGTCTCGCTCGGCTGCGAAACCACAAAGATTTGGCACCCAGGGCCCCCGGTATGGAGCGCGGGAGCTGCGGGTGGTGTGACCATGCGAaccctctgctgctcccagcgCCCGTAGCCACCTCGCGCACATACGTCCTGCAAATTCGGGTGGCATGGAAGCCACCAAACCCCTCCAGAGACCCCAgttccctccccagctctcctTCAAAGTGAGACATAAACAGCCGAGAAGCTCCCAGGGCcctttggggttggttttttggtttttttttttttcctcctttttttgtggctttgatGAGGGACAGTGAAAACGCCGATGCGCATAGCTTTGAGGTGACAACTGCCTTTCACCATTAGCTTGTGGTACTGGCACGTTCATCCCACGTGTGCGGCACGCAGCCATCGCCACGTCCCACGAGAGCAGCGCTTGTGATCTGAACCAGACATCTCGGTGCCCAAACCCTCCCTGCTCTTCTCTGTTCACTCGGTGGAAAAAtagaggggggggaaaaaaaaaaatagagaaaactgGTGAAACCCCTAAGGAAGCGCAGGTGGGGTGGTGCAGACCCACGCAAAGGTGGGCATCCAGCCGTCAGGTTTGTGTCCTTCCAGCGCGATGGAGCCTGGCGACAGTATTTTACAGGGCACCGCATACCTCGCCATGGGGACGTGTCTCggagctgctggtgctgaaTGCTCGGGGGACCAAGGGACACCGGACCCGTGGAAGCGTGAAGCTCTGCCTGGTCTCTGGGTTTCCCCCCACTGTGTCCCCAGAAAGCTCTCCAGACCCTGGGATGCCTTTGCAGCTTTCGGAAAGACTTTGGGGGAGACGCAGGCAGCATCGCTCCAGCCCAATAACTGCAATAACTGAGCTCTCCCTTAGAGGTCAGCCCAGCATCAAAACTGGCGCAGAAATCCAGACAGACGGCTGCAATTCCTGCCAGGAGCGGGAAATGGGGGAAAAGCCaatgggggggggcaggggatggCTCCCCAAACCTGTAGCCCCTCACCTGGCTACTGCCAAGGAATATTCCCAAAAGCGGAGCACGCCCGCCTGCTCTCCGGCTCTTTCCCACGCGCTGGCTGGTCCCAGCGCCGGGTGAACCCCCGGGCAGGTGACCCCCTGCTCGTCTGAACGTGCCACGGACCAGCAGCGTGCTGTGCCCTCCAGAGCATCCCTTCTGCTGACTTCTCCCGTTGAAAAAGCCACTTCACTTGCAAATAATCAAAGAGataggaggggaggaaaaagaaaaagagtaaatcAAGCATAAAATAAGCcactgggggagaaaaaaaaaacccaaaccacaagtGAAACCCAATGTTCTCtaaaaatctgaagtttatTCATTAGACTGCACTGGAAGGAACATTCATTTCAGAACACAAtcaacacattaaaaagtttaaagGACTAGTAGCAATGagaccagaaagaaaacagaaaaaacccccaaaattcaGACCAGTCGGTCGCCTGCGAGGAGCCACCTCCGCTCCCAGGGCGCCCGCAGACCAGCTCCGCAGCCTGCCCGCAGCGGGACGGCAGAGGGGAAGCACGGGGCGCCGGCGACAAGGGAGAACTCTTGGTTTTCTTTAGAGCTGAGAGGCCTCGCTAGGTTTTATCCATCACTTCACCCaaacacagactgaaaacaaagcttAGAAACAAAGACGGAACCGCGACGAGTGTGCCAGAGCAGTGTTAAAACACGGACGTCTCGGCGGCGTGTGCAGAGAGCGGGTGTGTATCGGAACGGGCGGCTGCCGGGCTCGGCGCTGGCCCCGCGGATCAAGTGGAACGGGCGTTTCAGGAGGACACGAGGAGCCAGGTGGTTTCCTTGCATTGCAcgggcagcggcagcagcagcaggaattgCCTTTCTCCGTCGGAAGAAAACCCCACCGCTTCGAAAGACAAACGACCACGAGTAAAAGAACAGTCTGTAAAGTTTCCCCGtgaatataaaaagcaaaactatacAAAAATAGATAAAATCGACCGTTTTCTCACGtgtataaaaagaaacaacccccccccccaagtcccCAAAACGCAATACAGAATTACTTGGTAGGCTGACCCCAACGTCAGTGGTTTCGGTGCAAGTTCACAGCCGTAACTCGTCGCTTTGAGGCGAGACCTGCCCTGGAAGGGACGGATTCAGCGAGTTCCTCCAGGGGACTTTGGCCTCACGATCTCGGCCAGACGATCTGCTGGGCCCCATTTCGTGCCTTAGTCCTGGCTCAGAAGCCCTTTTTCACTGATTAATTACCTCTCTCACATTGGAGTTCCCCAGGTAAAGGCCGTGCTCGACCAACGGCTTGATCCAGATCCAGACCAGAAGACCTGGTCCGAGCTATCCCGGGACAGACTTTAGGGAGAGCGGGACGTCAGGCCGGGAAAGCCAAGCTCTCTACGGCAGTGACAATTTACAGGCCGGGTCAGCGTCTTCAAAATCTTACTCTTTCGGGTTAATGGCCCAGAAGATGCCAATAATGCAGGAAACTGGCtccaaaaatgcttttagaaaacTCCTTTCAAGTCAAGAGGCATTGGCTTCATTTAGTTTGCATCAAATCAAGAGGAGAAACCTTTGGTATCAAGTCAGATTATCAAGTCTTGCCTGTATTGCTTTCGCACATTCGAGTCTAGAAGCTGCTTTCGCTAAGCCTTGCCATCACGTACCTACAACCCAGAGCCGCTCCTTGAGACACCCGTTTGCAACGCAACGTTCCTCGTAGCACCGAGACGCCGTCCGACCTCGCCAAGACTTTGGCAAAGGCTGCACCGCgtccaaacaaaaccccctccGCCCGCGAGATGCCTTTGGTGATGCGcgaaaataaaacaggaattCAAACCCAGTACggggctgctgctcagccaAGCCATTGCTCTGCACGCCGCTCTGCGGGACGGCGGCTCCGGTGTCGCCAGCAGCACTTGCTCCCGGTATTTGTTTTGTGAGCGGCGGTGAGACGCGCAGCGCCCACGCCTCAGCCCGTCCTTGCTCCGAGCAAGAcgggagcctgttccaatgagGCAACAGTCCTTAGCAGATGCTCACGTGCTGCACTAACGACACGACCTTGGAGGCGAGGGGACCTTGCGCTGGCCGACCGCCGCCTCCTCTCCCGCTGGGGGACGTGGACGCGCAGCGGGAGCAGCATCCAGTTTTTCTACTGCTACAAactctgctgcagagaaaatcagaaacagGGGAGGGGAACCAAACCCCATCATCGCTAAACGAATTAAAATCGGAATACAGAGCTTGgacagaggaggaagcagcttTCTAAGCCACGGACAGGGAGGTTTGGTTGAGAGACAAGCGTGGCTCAGGTCACGGAGGGCACGGGAGATGTCTCGGGGACCAGCGGCCTGAAATAGATGTTTCCAGGAGCTTGTACGACCTCCGCAGACAAAGTCTGTCTCCTTTGCTCGTGTCCCTCCTCCACGCTTctccaaagaggaaaagaaatccaaaaccTGCAGCAACCTCCAGCTTTTCTGTCCCCTCCAgttaggaggaggaggaggaggaggaggaggaggaggaagtccTGAAGCCTAATTTAGGCTGCGTTACGTCCTGTATTCCAATTAACAGAATACTTTCCTGGTATGAGtttatgcaaagaaaacaaccgtaaaataatttaaaaggaaaacccaaacccccaaaacttcCTTTTGACAAAAGGAACGGCATCTGCCACTTTGCAGCTACAGGCACGATGCAAATTGAGCTTATTTCACAGACCTCGTCCGTGTGCCCACGGCCCGGGAGAGGCGACGAGCGTGGGACAAAGCACGGGCGAGGTTTCATCCGGGAATGACGCACCGTGAAGACAGACCACGACAACGAAGGGACCGACACTTAAAAGGGACACCATCGACAGCACAGCTCTCCGAGCGCGGTATCTTTGAGCAAATTAAAACTAGACCTGGCAAACGTTACCGGCACGCGCACAAAAGCTCCTGCTCCTTTggggcaagggaaaaaaacacaataaaaaaaacgTTACAGCAAAGTTCCCTTTTCAGCTGACTCGCCTCCCGTCCCCGCTCCACAAATAACCGGCGTCCTTCCTCCCAGCCTCCCCAAATCGAGACATTCAAAGTGAGTGCGAACCAAACGTTTCACcgagaagaggaagaaaaaacccaattgCTCCCAAAACCTTCCCCAAGGCTTGCTCCCCCGGCTCCAATCCTGCAGAAGCCCCCAAACCTGCCACGCTCGCAACGGGTCCGCTCCCCGCTATCGTTCTAGCGGCAACGTGAGCGCGCCGGGGGCCGCGACCGCACTGGGCGTCCGAGAGCGGGGCGGCTCGCGCTGGAAAACAACAAAGTGCCTCAGCGTTAACGTACGAATCCCGGAGGCAGCTCTGAACCCCGCCAGAGCTTCCGCAGCGGCGAGACCACGTACCGCGGCTGCGGGAGAGGAGCTCATCCTGACCAGCTCAGGTCTACGTGCAAGTCACTCACCAGTTCCTCGCTCAGGTTTattctccccctccccgcgctCGGCAACCCGTTGCACGCCCTCCCCGGAGCAGCTATTCGGCTTCGGCGACGCTCAGGGCAGCGCTGCGGCAGCCGATGGGCAGCACGTGCccggggggggctctgcctTTCAGGGGCTCTCCGCAGCGCTCCGGGCTTTTCGGGGTGTCGGTGCGGCCGTTGGGGTGCTGAGGCACGCCCTGGGCGATGCCGACGGGTTTGCACTTGGCGCGTTTCTCCGGGCAGCGCGGGAAGCTCAAGCTCGGGGGCAGCGCGGGCTCTGTTTCTCCCAAGGGTAACAGTCGAGCCAGGTTCTTGGCGGTGACTTCGCCCACGTACCCGTAGGAACCGGCCGCCTCCCGGCACCGCCTCGCCTCGGGCTGCAGAGGCAAATTGGAGGGCCTGAGCGGGTGCCCGCTCGGCTCCGGCTCTGGGGGCCGCCCGGCCGGAGTCTCTCCAGCGACACCCTGGGAAAGAGGCGGGAAAGGGGAGACGGCGCCCGGCTGCTCCGACGGCTCCCAGGCACGCTCCATCGCGGCGGCCGGAGCAAAAGCCCAGGGCTTCATCCCCCCGCCGGCAGCCGCGTCGGCGTCGTGCCGGAGGTGCGGTGAGCCCGGCCAGCTCAACCCGCCGTCAGGAGCCGCCGGCTCGCCCTCCTCCtcgctcctgctcctcctcgcTCCGCCCGAGTCCCTTTGGCCACCCTCCCGCTTCGACCAGAGCTGGCACGGCTGAGGGCCGCTCCTGGCAGCCTGCGCGTCGGCAAGCTCAAACTCCAGGCTCTCCGTGTCGAGTGACCGGCTCCTCCGGTCGACGCAGAGCGGCGCTGGCGCGGAGGGGCCCAGCCCGTGCAGGCGCAGGTGGCGGGGCAGGCTGGCAACACCCCAGTTGCAGCTCTGGAAGGGGCCCGGGGCGTACCCCGGGGACATTCTCTCGTCACATTCGGCCAACGACTCTTTCTGTCCGTAGCCCTCGTCAAAGGCCTCCGCGATGTCCTCGCCGCCGTTCATCTCGGGGCGCTGCTCGCActccccctctccttcctgctccaCGTCGACGACGTCAAAGGTGACCatggtggggagggcagggaggttCTGGGTGAAGGACGACCCggaggcagagctgcccagACTTTccgacaggctggagaagagggtCCCGCTGCCGGCAAACTCCACCAGCGCTTGCGAGAAGCTCACGGCCTGCTCGGGCTCGCGCTCGCTGCCCACCTGGGGCTTGCCCGCGGGGCTCTCCGCTCCGCTGCCACGCTCCTGCTCCGGGAGCCTGTAGCCGGGGAACATTCCTGCTTTGGCCAGGGCTACGCCAAACATCCCACAGTCCGGGTCCGAATCGAACCCCGAGTTGTTCTTCGTGAGCTCAGTAAGGCAACTTCCTTGGGCTTTTTGGCCGCTGTAACAGTTTTCGGGACACGGAGCCCCTGGAAAATCTCCCCACTCGGGATTTTCACCTCTCGCCACCAGAAGGCCACTCTTCGCACCCCTGCTCGGGGCGGGCGAGGCCACCGGCTCGCTGCCGAGGCCACTCGGAGTCTTGCCAATCGAGTTGGCTGCTCTGGTTTTACATTCAACGCACTGCTGTTCCCGCGGACGCTGCTCCTTGCTGGGAACATCGAGGCCTTTCAGGACCGGTTCCCTCCGCAGCTCCCAGTACAGCAGCTCTTTCTGAATGGCCGCCAGACGCTCTTCTTCCGTTTCCATCACCCCTCTTTTCTGGTCCATCACCTGCACCAGGCTCTTctcagcaggcaggcagaagtCCAGGAAGTAGCTGAAGATCCCCGGGGGCGAGACTTTGCTCTCAAACAGCGATTCCTCCCCGGGAGCGGGGCTCATCAGCGCGTCAAACTCATAAAGCGCATCACCGCTGTAACTGTCTCTCGGAAGACGGTCCTTCTTCATCTCGCCGAGCCCGTCGCCGCCTTCGTCCTCCAGCCCCGGCGTGGTGGAGTCGTAATAACCCTCGTCGCTGTTAGGGGCGGACTCTTGCTGGTCGCTCTGGGGCGTCAGGAGCTCAACGCCGTCCATCGCGTCCCCCGCGTAGGGCTGGCCTTCCGCCTCGTGCCAGGCCTGCGTCT encodes:
- the AMER1 gene encoding APC membrane recruitment protein 1 — encoded protein: METGCAEEPARSRSQSVARGQREGCDQRPEEDGDRLPERGDDSVAAAEPQQPQPPAGKLKKTAFKLFGGKRSICTLPSFFGGRSKGQGKAGSKKGLTKCKTHDGLSGAACAKGGGAQLESPLEGSRDSQPRPLASSQSAHLAVDASARFDFSRGDGSPPGSIDGCEKKPNGDKSSFPRAKKGLKGFFNSIRRHRKSKAAECEKAELPEWTGDAEEAGKAPGVGAESGGAAEGQGPVPLGAGCPGSSENDCSVGTAAKRGEAAQPGCLAAAEGSSEGDAVALPGKREVPDTTCEADADVCAEFDGGNPLLAFHAELADKDPPCLHSGDLLSLILGDVTSLKSFDSLTGCGDDIAEPDIAESTISVERSRDAAKRSSCLVTYQGGGEEMAIPEEAEEYLHQLWSSHAAGDRSYGARASRSSLETQAWHEAEGQPYAGDAMDGVELLTPQSDQQESAPNSDEGYYDSTTPGLEDEGGDGLGEMKKDRLPRDSYSGDALYEFDALMSPAPGEESLFESKVSPPGIFSYFLDFCLPAEKSLVQVMDQKRGVMETEEERLAAIQKELLYWELRREPVLKGLDVPSKEQRPREQQCVECKTRAANSIGKTPSGLGSEPVASPAPSRGAKSGLLVARGENPEWGDFPGAPCPENCYSGQKAQGSCLTELTKNNSGFDSDPDCGMFGVALAKAGMFPGYRLPEQERGSGAESPAGKPQVGSEREPEQAVSFSQALVEFAGSGTLFSSLSESLGSSASGSSFTQNLPALPTMVTFDVVDVEQEGEGECEQRPEMNGGEDIAEAFDEGYGQKESLAECDERMSPGYAPGPFQSCNWGVASLPRHLRLHGLGPSAPAPLCVDRRSRSLDTESLEFELADAQAARSGPQPCQLWSKREGGQRDSGGARRSRSEEEGEPAAPDGGLSWPGSPHLRHDADAAAGGGMKPWAFAPAAAMERAWEPSEQPGAVSPFPPLSQGVAGETPAGRPPEPEPSGHPLRPSNLPLQPEARRCREAAGSYGYVGEVTAKNLARLLPLGETEPALPPSLSFPRCPEKRAKCKPVGIAQGVPQHPNGRTDTPKSPERCGEPLKGRAPPGHVLPIGCRSAALSVAEAE